The segment GAAAGCAGATGATCAGAACAGTTCAGGAGTCAGAAAACTACCACCATCTGTCATATTAGAAGTCTGTATCTTTTGAGACACTAAAGCTAATGACTCTCAAATTTTGCAACATCAAGCTGACCTCATCTTCCGTGCACTGGCGCGGTAGACAAATTTGAATCACGTTTAAGCCAATCTGTGTAGGGACAAAATCAGGAACACATTAATAAAGGCTTCAAATCACAGTCTGTAACTAGACTGTACATGATGAGGAGGACGGATTTTACCTTTGCAGCCATCTTTTTGTTAATCTCCAGCAAACTGTCATCCTCACCAGCCTGTCATTGACAAATGTCGTTTTCACAGTGTCTGATATCGCGCATATATCAAAAGATATGTATATtgttacatcatttatttatagaaaatatagTCAAAACctagaaaaatgtgtttagaatGTAGAAGGaaaccaaacctgtataatgGCCAGTGTAGGTTTAAGGCATGGGTGGATTTTTCCAATAGCTCTGAGCTCCTCCCTGCTTCTCTGAATGATGTCACTGTAGGTGACAAATTATCATAAAGTTACTTTTTACCATCCAACTCACTGTGCTTTTAACATGGTGATTTGATCTGAAGCCATGATCccctttttaaaaaagtttataactttttaaatgaagttaTCATTGTTGTTATCAGTCTTGCAACTGAGATATGACTAATACAATATAGTCTGCCAGGATAAGATCAGAATCAATGCTGACCACAAATCAAGCATCAATGAATCAATCAGTTTGCCTCTAGTTTTGAGCTTTGGGTCACAAACTTTGAACATTAGTGCACAAGTCCACAACCAGTTGACAGATTTCAACCTTTTTGGTCATTATTTCTGCATTTTAGAAATTCATAACTGCACAGTTCGAAGCTTGATAATAACCGTTTGAAAAAATATCTAAACTGTTGTCATGAGACACATCTAGAAGTTCATAACCTCTTGATAATGTTGCCTTGGAATCTGCTGCATCTGCATCTTTTGTAACGCTGACTCAAGTAATCGTagtgattttttaaatttagtGATTCTTTTTAAACCCTGAAGCATACCTGAACTTTGACTTCATTTGCAAACAGGtcatatctaaaaaaaatgaaggGGACACATGTAGGCTATGGCTGAAAATCACAGAGTTAAACGTAAGTAAATGTAaggatttacattttcatttcatttatgcattagcagacgcttttatccaaagcgacttacataggtatttgcagtcCCCTAGGGTTGAACCCACaatcttgcgttgttaacgcaatgctcttaccgctgagctacaggaaagactTAATTCTCAGATTTGATAAGAATCAAAGTGAAAATTTGGTATCAATTATAATCTCTTGGTTAATATGTTAGGGCATAAAAAACGGTATAGACACTTCAAAATTGAAACAACAATCCCATACAGGAGACCGCTTTAAAGGGatttaaattatgtcatcatttacatgttcCAAATCtccatacatttctttgttctaatgaatactgagaaagatatttggaagaatgctcttaaccaaacagatcttgccccccttgactaccaaagtaggaaaaataactttttttgttgttctgttgaacacgaaagaagacattttgaacaatgtaCGAAACAGTTATGGGGCACCATTgtatgttttcctactatgggagtcaatggggggcaaaatttGACTataggcattcttccaaatatcgttatCCGTCTTcatccgaacaaagaaatgtatacagattttgaaacaactcgaaagtgagtaaacgatgacaaaattttcatttttgggtgaagaatcACTTTAAATGAGGTCCTATACTGTAACACGGACCAACATCTTAAACGCTTAAAAATCAGATATTATAACAAAATCGCATTAATAATGTTCAACTCTGACTTTTCCCGTATAgacaatttatacaaaacacAACTCGCCACGCATGAAACGTGTAAGTTAACGGGAGCCATAAGTTACATCAGCTGGCGCCTGGCGGTCAAACGCCGGTAACACGTGGGGAGACATCAGACTTGTTGAAGCACAATAGCAAAGTTGCAACCACACCGTTCTACAATcgtaaaaacactcaacattaCCCAGAATATTTGTCATCTCAGTTTATTTTAGTCTTACCTAATGGCACCTTCATACACGGGTACATCTCTTTTCCTCGTGTGGCTTTTAAAGCTCGTAACCGTTTCGCTCGAGCCGCTACCGCTGCTTGAACTTACTCTGCGAGCGGGTGAATGAGAAACCGTATTACTATCAGCTATGAATCTGTTCACCGGGGTTAAAACCGTAAAACCGCTGGTTCTTGATCGTCGAATGTTCGAATGGCTCCGGTGAGCATGACGAAACGCGACCGACAGTTTCATGGCGCTCCTGGATAACGTCCACCAGTGTCTGCTACTGTGTAGCAGAGACAGAGAAGAGTTCGTCTGATGTTCAGGTGCAGTACTGGAAAAGTCAAGGGGCGGGCGGGAAAGCGCACAATGTGCACACACGGAGGAAATGCGGAATTGACTTGTGTTTCTCTAGACTCTTAGGCAATCTGTAAATACTGATACACAAGTCTGGTCAAGAAGAGATGACTCACCAGGCATGACAGACAGCATTAGGAAACATGTTTGTCTATATTCATCtcatcatttctttattttataacaagATAGTActatggttgtttgttttaatcTGTTCTACATTTGTGCACCATTTATGCTTCATTTGACAAGCAATTATGTATAATGAAAACctatccatccattttctactgcttatccggggccgggtcgcgggggcagcagtctaagcagggatgcccagacttccctctccatagacacttcctccagctcttctggggggacaccgaggcagACATAGTCCCAGACATAGTCCTTCCAGCGTGTCCtgggtcttccccggggtctcctcccggtgggacatgcccggaacaccttcccgggaaggcgtccagggggaaTCCGGGAAAGacgcccgagccacctcagctagcccctctcgatgtggaggagcagcggatctactctgagctcctcccgagtgaccgagcttctcaccctatctctaagggatcgcccggccaccctgcgggcGAATGAAAACGAGAAAATCAGCATAAAGACTGCAACTTCTGTAGTCGAGGAAGAGCATACTGGCACTCATGGCAAACGtggacatttttattcattcatccgTAGGATAAGacaaaatatttctcatttaaatCTTCAGATTGACCTATTGGGATCCAGCGGTCGCTATCATGTCACAAGCTTTGTGTTCAATTTATCTGTGTTCAAGCCTCAAAAAGGAACACACacagtaaaaaatgtatacctcgtaataaaacagtttaccaaatgtttactttacagtcatttatttaatactgcACTTTAACACAAAGTTGTCTTTTGAACACAATCCtcgtttcatgttttattacattacaatCTCTTTTCAATATTTCTCTTTGCCACAGACACAAaggtatttttttctttttaagaacTGTGTGAATCACATTAAAGTCTTGtggtttaaacaaaaaattagGAACAGGTCTATATTAAACCaagtatacaaaataaaagttcagaGAATAGCAATTTATCACATTTGGTACAGTTCCTTTGAACATCCGTGGCAATGTCACCGCTTCCAGAAGaacattttcttaaagggattgCTCCTATCATGTCTCTTGGCTCTCTCGAGCTTCACAAGGACATTCCTGACCTCCACCTCAGTTGATTGCACATGGGTGTGAATGCAGTCTACCATTGACCGGTGTTCTTCTGCTAGCATAGCCACATCCATAAAAACTTCATGAAGGCTCTGAATGCGTCTCTCCAGCTGTAGCAGCTCTGTATGTCTGCTCTCAATCTGAATGAGTGCCGACCGTGCAGTTTTACCTTCTGAAACCAAGTTCTCACTAAAGATGTTCCACTGGCCGACCTCCAGCATCTCTTCGATTTGGTCACCTGTGACTTCTCGTCCCACAATCTCCATTTGTCGTTGAATGTATGCTTTGCAGGATTCTCTATGGCTCATCTCTGCCTCGTTGTACTCCACCATGGCATCACGGAAGCCGGTGCTTATGCTTGTATACTGGGCTCGAGCTATTCTTGCCACAGGTGAATTGACACCATACTTCTCTTCTAACTCTTTTGCATGGGAATACATCTTGCGAAGGTGCGCGAGCATTTCCTGTCCACGGGTTTTAATATCAGCAGCAATAGCATTAGAGTCACTGTTATTTGGGGTACCGGTGCACATCGCCTCCGTAAAGATGCGCAAGTTTTGCTCTCTGAGATTCTTCACTTCCAAACGGATCAATTGAATCTCACGTCGAGCTTCCTGTGCCTCATCAAAGACAGACTCCATATCAGGGTTGGTGCTGCAGGGGTCCTGAGGAGGGTCATCGTGGTCTCCATCTGAGAAACGGAGAGCCTGGGATTGTTCATGTTCCACTACAGTCCCATCGGATTCTGATACCGCCTGAAGGTGTTCAAGTCTGTCCCTCATGATTCTGAAAAGAGAGCAAAGTTTAGAGGTGTAACGATAGACCAACACATCCAACAAAGCTTACAAACAACATTACCGAATATTTGTCTGTCACGTTACGTAACACTTGAGTCACGTGAGGAAGTGGTAGCCTATAGTGGTGTCAGGTGAGCTTGTTAGACAAGAAGAACCAGTCTGCAGGTCCACTTTAATAATAAAGCCTTTGTAAAGCTTTGCTTTATCGACATGCGATTTTTGAACGAGAGAAGAAATACGCCATTATTTACTAATTGTAATTTAAGTTAATAGCAAGGTAAcgttatattaaaaaatatataatatttaatctatatcaacaacccatacatcaaaaACGGATaaatctttgtgtttttgtagagAAACACGTTGTAAAACGATTCTTATGCTCACTAGTGTCTTTTTCCTAAAAGTAAAATTAACATCAACGTTACATACCTTAATGTTACAGTACTTTCTTCAATGAAAACTCTTACAC is part of the Triplophysa dalaica isolate WHDGS20190420 chromosome 13, ASM1584641v1, whole genome shotgun sequence genome and harbors:
- the stx11b.2 gene encoding syntaxin-11b.2 — translated: MRDRLEHLQAVSESDGTVVEHEQSQALRFSDGDHDDPPQDPCSTNPDMESVFDEAQEARREIQLIRLEVKNLREQNLRIFTEAMCTGTPNNSDSNAIAADIKTRGQEMLAHLRKMYSHAKELEEKYGVNSPVARIARAQYTSISTGFRDAMVEYNEAEMSHRESCKAYIQRQMEIVGREVTGDQIEEMLEVGQWNIFSENLVSEGKTARSALIQIESRHTELLQLERRIQSLHEVFMDVAMLAEEHRSMVDCIHTHVQSTEVEVRNVLVKLERAKRHDRSNPFKKMFFWKR